Proteins encoded in a region of the Magallana gigas chromosome 8, xbMagGiga1.1, whole genome shotgun sequence genome:
- the LOC105318967 gene encoding uncharacterized protein, which produces MKYALILAALILLVGVSEILGRSGSNRRGDSRGRGRGGGRGGGDQEGERGGQQGRGRGSHHDDDDDDDDDDHRPPRFSNVRKYCWLTDLDEANTNIEVDVDEFARVNIKRNVSVMVSRDRDLLDTEFNRHHTMFDFATGKMGIRFRIPLPPGPIDDTNDDGANLQNHGFNWRFLRARPLDLCFVGDSLTSMTQTMTEFESRQSMVEVSTGARSSYSVAAANKLTLEQLKALSPAIAKFCCRAARLGNAYQLSSSGIVVPPPTTQAPTTTKAPTTTQAPTTTQAPTTTMPPTTTTGAPPPPPPNHPGVSPAIVPITPPAYLLASGFMNPANPGQSIPYQISFASDVVFNFKQPRPFRRRG; this is translated from the exons atgaagTACGCATTGATATTAGCGGCTCTGATTCTACTTGTTGGGGTGTCCGAAATTCTCGGTCGTTCAGGAAGTAACAGGAGAGGTGATTCCCGGGGGAGGGGAAGAGGAGGCGGAAGAGGAGGAGGGGATCAAGAGGGCGAACGTGGGGGTCAACAGGGGCGAGGAAGAGGGAGTCATcatgatgatgacgatgatgatgacgatgatgaccATAGACCACCACGTTTTAGCAAC GTAAGGAAGTATTGCTGGTTGACCGATCTCGACGAGGCCAACACCAATATAGAAGTAGACGTCGATGAATTTGCACGTGTTAACATAAAGAGGAATGTGTCTGttatggtatcacgtgacagggACCTATTGGATACCGAGTTCAACAGGCATCATACCATGTTTGATTTTGCAACA ggaAAAATGGGAATCCGTTTTAGAATACCTCTCCCGCCAGGACCCATTGATGATACGAACGACGATGGCGCGAATCTTCAAAACCATGGATTCAACTGGCGTTTTCTTCGTGCTCGACCCCTCGACCTCTGCTTTGTGGGAGATTCCCTGACTAGCATGACACAAACCATGACAGAGTTTGAAAGCAGACAATCG ATGGTTGAAGTTTCTACTGGAGCTAGGTCATCTTATTCCGTGGCTGCCGCTAACAAGCTGACATTGGAACAACTGAAAGCCCTCAGCCCCGCTATAGCTAAGTTCTGCTGCAGGGCGGCTCGACTTGGCAATGCCTACCAGCTTTCCTCCTCAGGAATCGTTGTTCCCCCGCCCACCACCCAAGCACCAACCACCACCAAAGCACCAACCACCACTCAAGCACCAACCACCACCCAGGCACCAACCACCACCATGCCACCCACGACCACCACAGGggcaccaccaccaccacccccgAACCACCCCGGAGTTAGCCCAG CGATCGTGCCAATTACACCCCCAGCTTACCTCCTGGCCTCTGGCTTTATGAACCCTGCCAATCCTGGCCAGTCCATTCCATACCAGATCTCTTTCGCATCTGATGTCGTGTTCAACTTTAAACAGCCTCGTCCTTTTAGGCGCCGTGGATGA
- the LOC105318966 gene encoding putative defense protein 3 isoform X1, whose amino-acid sequence MAIYRMDVVLIALVLQCCVVAVSGYPGGAPSSSCAGMVPGHGAAVQAGASPYTVTMNASTYTAGDVIEVTVSGGTFRGLLVQAQSPGCFGFPLPSFSVMSGDTNVSTLACPGQANSAITHTSRSDKTQATFYWTPGQNLGHINFRATVVQNFNTFWVNITSPELRNSVNPVPGPSCQTNGNQDNAGADLKAHTVFSILSILAALFFVL is encoded by the exons ATGGCGATTTACCG AATGGATGTGGTGCTCATTGCTCTCGTTCTACAGTGCTGTGTGGTCGCTGTCAGCGGCTACCCTGGAGGAGCACCTTCTTCCTCCTGCGCGGGGATGGTTCCAGGTCACGGGGCGGCCGTCCAGGCGGGGGCATCGCCATACACGGTGACCATGAACGCCTCGACCTACACCGCCGGTGACGTCATTGAAG TCACGGTCAGTGGTGGGACCTTCAGGGGACTCCTGGTCCAGGCCCAGTCCCCGGGCTGCTTTGGATTCCCACTACCGTCGTTTTCTGTGATGTCCGGGGACACTAATGTTTCAACCCTCGCCTGTCCAGGACAAGCCAAT AGTGCTATCACGCACACCAGTAGGAGCGACAAGACACAAGCGACCTTCTATTGGACCCCGGGGCAGAATTTGGGCCACATTAATTTTcg TGCCACTGTTGTCCAGAATTTCAATACTTTCTGGGTTAACATCACATCTCCTGAGCTACGAAACTCGGTGAACCCCGTCCCTGGCCCCAGCTGTCAGACCAATGGAAACCAAGATAATGCAGGAGCGGATCTCAAGGCACATACCGTGTTCTCAATACTCAGCATTCTGGCAGCATTGTTCTTCGTTCTGTAG
- the LOC105318966 gene encoding putative defense protein 3 isoform X2, with translation MDVVLIALVLQCCVVAVSGYPGGAPSSSCAGMVPGHGAAVQAGASPYTVTMNASTYTAGDVIEVTVSGGTFRGLLVQAQSPGCFGFPLPSFSVMSGDTNVSTLACPGQANSAITHTSRSDKTQATFYWTPGQNLGHINFRATVVQNFNTFWVNITSPELRNSVNPVPGPSCQTNGNQDNAGADLKAHTVFSILSILAALFFVL, from the exons ATGGATGTGGTGCTCATTGCTCTCGTTCTACAGTGCTGTGTGGTCGCTGTCAGCGGCTACCCTGGAGGAGCACCTTCTTCCTCCTGCGCGGGGATGGTTCCAGGTCACGGGGCGGCCGTCCAGGCGGGGGCATCGCCATACACGGTGACCATGAACGCCTCGACCTACACCGCCGGTGACGTCATTGAAG TCACGGTCAGTGGTGGGACCTTCAGGGGACTCCTGGTCCAGGCCCAGTCCCCGGGCTGCTTTGGATTCCCACTACCGTCGTTTTCTGTGATGTCCGGGGACACTAATGTTTCAACCCTCGCCTGTCCAGGACAAGCCAAT AGTGCTATCACGCACACCAGTAGGAGCGACAAGACACAAGCGACCTTCTATTGGACCCCGGGGCAGAATTTGGGCCACATTAATTTTcg TGCCACTGTTGTCCAGAATTTCAATACTTTCTGGGTTAACATCACATCTCCTGAGCTACGAAACTCGGTGAACCCCGTCCCTGGCCCCAGCTGTCAGACCAATGGAAACCAAGATAATGCAGGAGCGGATCTCAAGGCACATACCGTGTTCTCAATACTCAGCATTCTGGCAGCATTGTTCTTCGTTCTGTAG